The Phycisphaerales bacterium genome includes a region encoding these proteins:
- a CDS encoding RHS repeat protein: protein MTIQYTFDPQWNTRLRKKEVIRPASPVDVAGTMATSREVEWYDDKGRLEWSARGSFVDETPRELTLTRNTYDEYGRLVRRVEDTAEAHPSGLAHVSTAGLPPLEIVTEYSYGEFGPQRIRYNVGTNGTAAREEWFEYIVDAADPTCFAVWHLTDVVPVGGDNFRALSPVKIVVSNNGKPIRETLATVSAPLTYPPGEPNYTSVSTRDYLYDERGRFAGVELHGSDGASLGGRISSDDYGFGMRQVDPDGTITRHVFDQRGRLERVYRGTNDVHEYWQTAPPCDDCTHPDNMLLVERREYGGGFTDADQLVSVREYRTKVANQYRAWRACEEWDTDCLAQIVCPDGGTECTTGWLGADPFVAEATGGVETAYEYDWRMRPVWTTVYATADGLAEAPIVEERATWYDNLDRIVLTATYPANVDGGSSASIVGHSDADPRAFVGIIPPSIDTVIAQILAGPNVPNDLTQSIYDARGNVIEQRIYDPATGQYTSTRNYYDHADRVIETRGAGGVRTCYIYDGKGRLVETRTLVGEIAVTTRRTTYDVNDRAIISQSTEYDGAGDNPISSYYPGH from the coding sequence ATGACGATTCAGTACACGTTTGACCCGCAGTGGAATACGCGCCTGCGCAAAAAAGAGGTCATACGTCCCGCTTCACCCGTGGACGTGGCCGGCACTATGGCGACAAGCCGTGAGGTGGAGTGGTACGATGACAAGGGGCGGCTGGAGTGGTCGGCGCGGGGCTCGTTTGTCGATGAGACGCCGCGCGAGCTCACGCTCACGCGCAACACATACGATGAGTACGGCCGACTCGTGCGGCGGGTGGAGGATACCGCGGAAGCGCATCCCTCGGGGCTTGCGCACGTCTCTACGGCAGGGCTTCCACCGCTCGAGATCGTGACGGAATACAGCTACGGGGAGTTTGGACCGCAGCGCATCCGTTACAACGTCGGAACGAACGGCACCGCCGCGCGCGAGGAGTGGTTCGAGTACATCGTGGACGCGGCCGATCCGACGTGCTTCGCAGTTTGGCATCTCACCGACGTGGTTCCGGTCGGCGGCGACAACTTCAGGGCCCTGTCTCCGGTCAAGATCGTAGTGTCCAACAACGGGAAGCCCATCCGCGAGACGCTTGCGACGGTGAGTGCGCCGCTGACCTATCCGCCCGGAGAGCCGAATTACACGAGCGTGTCTACGCGGGATTACCTGTATGACGAGCGCGGTCGGTTCGCCGGTGTCGAGCTCCACGGGTCGGACGGCGCGTCGCTAGGTGGGCGGATCAGTTCGGATGATTACGGTTTCGGGATGCGACAGGTCGATCCAGACGGCACCATTACGCGGCATGTATTCGATCAGCGCGGTCGACTGGAGCGGGTCTACCGCGGGACAAACGACGTGCACGAGTACTGGCAGACCGCCCCGCCATGCGACGACTGCACGCACCCGGACAACATGCTGCTGGTTGAGCGTCGCGAATACGGTGGCGGCTTCACGGACGCGGACCAGCTGGTTTCCGTGCGTGAGTATCGGACGAAAGTCGCCAACCAATACCGCGCGTGGCGGGCTTGCGAGGAGTGGGATACGGACTGCCTCGCGCAGATCGTCTGCCCCGACGGCGGAACGGAGTGTACGACGGGCTGGCTTGGGGCTGATCCGTTCGTGGCCGAGGCAACCGGTGGCGTCGAGACCGCATACGAGTACGACTGGCGGATGCGTCCAGTCTGGACAACGGTTTATGCCACGGCGGACGGCCTGGCTGAAGCCCCCATCGTGGAGGAACGGGCGACCTGGTACGATAATCTCGACCGGATTGTACTGACGGCAACTTACCCTGCGAACGTCGACGGCGGATCGAGTGCGTCGATTGTCGGTCATTCGGATGCCGACCCGCGCGCGTTTGTCGGAATCATTCCGCCCTCAATCGACACGGTCATCGCGCAGATTCTCGCCGGACCCAACGTTCCGAACGACCTTACGCAATCCATCTACGATGCCCGTGGAAACGTGATCGAACAGCGCATTTATGACCCGGCAACGGGCCAATATACAAGTACGCGCAACTACTACGACCATGCGGACCGCGTGATCGAAACGCGCGGCGCAGGCGGGGTCAGAACCTGCTACATCTACGACGGCAAGGGCCGGCTTGTCGAAACGCGAACGCTTGTCGGTGAGATTGCGGTCACCACTCGCCGCACGACCTATGACGTCAACGACCGCGCCATCATCTCGCAGAGCACGGAATACGATGGCGCCGGGGACAACCCAATCTCCAGCTATTACCCCGGTCACTAA
- a CDS encoding transposase: MKLTDEIVNWLAGWIPDHKAQPKGRRPPLSKARSLRGIFWILDNGAKWKDLPAEVGDCRRRQLPRRRRPHGALAQVGHVGLPAADAVIE; encoded by the coding sequence ATGAAACTCACGGATGAGATTGTGAACTGGCTGGCGGGCTGGATTCCGGATCACAAGGCGCAGCCGAAGGGCAGGCGGCCGCCGTTGTCGAAGGCTCGGTCGTTGCGGGGGATCTTCTGGATTCTGGACAACGGTGCGAAATGGAAAGACTTGCCGGCGGAAGTCGGCGATTGCCGCCGCCGCCAGCTTCCGCGCCGCCGCCGTCCACATGGGGCTCTAGCGCAGGTAGGCCACGTCGGCCTGCCAGCCGCGGATGCGGTTATCGAGTAG
- a CDS encoding transposase, whose product MRKYQRRSDTIEETFMRLFIEGLATRDFEPALRLRAGNGAAVWPGTVGRLTRRVRFEYAAFDRRDLGGRKFVYIWADGIYLKAGLGTEKACLMVLIGADTEGQKHLLALREGVSRGARGWGELLKDCRQRGLNEPGCWIADGALGLWAAVNEQSPNSAQQRCTNHKTMNVLDKLPKAEQPRRPRDCGRSGRRKVRWRRGSWRPV is encoded by the coding sequence GTGCGCAAGTACCAGCGTCGCAGCGACACGATCGAGGAGACGTTCATGCGGCTGTTCATCGAAGGCCTGGCGACGCGGGACTTCGAGCCGGCCCTGCGGCTGCGGGCGGGGAACGGCGCGGCGGTGTGGCCCGGCACGGTCGGGCGGCTGACACGGCGGGTCCGGTTCGAGTACGCGGCGTTCGACCGGCGGGATCTGGGCGGCCGGAAGTTCGTCTATATCTGGGCGGACGGGATTTACCTGAAGGCCGGGCTGGGTACGGAGAAAGCCTGCCTGATGGTGCTGATCGGGGCGGATACGGAGGGGCAGAAGCACTTGCTCGCGCTGCGGGAGGGGGTATCGCGAGGCGCTCGAGGCTGGGGCGAGTTGCTGAAGGACTGCCGGCAGCGGGGTCTGAACGAGCCGGGCTGCTGGATCGCGGACGGGGCGTTGGGGCTGTGGGCGGCGGTGAACGAGCAGAGTCCGAACTCGGCCCAGCAGCGCTGCACGAATCACAAGACGATGAACGTGCTCGACAAGCTGCCGAAGGCCGAGCAGCCGAGGCGACCCCGCGACTGCGGGCGATCTGGCAGGCGGAAAGTGAGGTGGCGGCGCGGAAGCTGGCGGCCGGTGTGA
- a CDS encoding transposase: MLTLTNEQLDWLADRIPDRPKSPKGGRPSRTSGGRCGIFWMLDNGEVEGPAARVRARATVHRWFRAGRAKGSLSRPCGPPDAWSNGAAYRVYECFIDGTFAKARGGGDGIGLGHLGKGVKIMVLVDARGLPVAIDTAPADAHESRCVQALFDFVLTRETPPRVIGDKAYDSDKLDEELAQRGMEMIAPHRGNRKPENVTQDRRPLQRVQRALDGGADDLLDPELPPALHPLGEVELPVQRLLAYDLYASLAFRGFEIASSVRA; this comes from the coding sequence ATGTTGACACTCACGAATGAGCAATTGGATTGGCTGGCGGACAGGATTCCGGATCGGCCGAAGAGTCCGAAGGGCGGCCGCCCGTCGCGGACAAGCGGCGGACGCTGCGGCATCTTCTGGATGCTGGACAACGGCGAAGTGGAAGGACCTGCCGCGCGAGTTCGCGCGCGGGCCACGGTGCACCGTTGGTTCCGCGCTGGACGCGCGAAGGGCTCTTTGAGCAGGCCATGCGGGCCGCCGGACGCCTGGTCGAACGGCGCGGCGTACCGCGTGTACGAATGCTTCATCGACGGCACCTTCGCCAAGGCCCGGGGCGGCGGTGATGGGATCGGGCTCGGCCACCTCGGAAAAGGCGTGAAAATCATGGTTCTGGTCGATGCTCGCGGGTTGCCGGTGGCGATCGATACCGCGCCGGCGGACGCCCACGAGAGCCGCTGCGTGCAGGCGCTGTTCGACTTCGTGCTGACGCGCGAGACGCCGCCGCGCGTGATCGGCGACAAGGCGTACGACAGCGACAAGCTCGACGAAGAGCTCGCACAGCGCGGCATGGAAATGATCGCGCCGCATCGCGGCAACCGCAAGCCGGAGAATGTGACACAGGACCGCCGGCCGCTGCAGCGCGTGCAGCGGGCGCTGGACGGTGGAGCGGACGATCTCCTGGATCCAGAACTACCGCCGGCTCTGCATCCGTTGGGAGAAGTCGAGCTGCCTGTTCAGCGGCTTCTTGCATATGACCTGTACGCTTCTCTTGCTTTCAGAGGTTTTGAGATAGCCTCATCAGTTCGCGCGTGA
- a CDS encoding ankyrin repeat domain-containing protein — MMSADHNESKLEVIIDRLTSDIRALRSIVSRGGKLPQTSLHVSEPALWPLLLELGAPINAEDENGWTPLVNRILNGDLAGVEWLVKHGADVNRWSSEGAHALMQACIGPRTDIVEVLLRAGADVNGRSPETGHTPLHSAAESGATRTVQRLLKAGADPNALLPSGDSPLRCLIDSYEGEESYYRKAVLLVGYGAKVSSELVGALMHVNPDEPSDSPVAMSIRRTWKSYDRMGDFLRRVSRIS, encoded by the coding sequence ATGATGAGTGCCGATCATAACGAGAGCAAGCTCGAAGTGATTATCGACAGGCTCACGAGCGACATTCGGGCGCTGCGCTCTATCGTGTCGCGGGGTGGAAAGCTGCCTCAAACCTCTCTGCACGTGAGCGAGCCTGCTCTATGGCCGTTACTGCTTGAGCTGGGCGCGCCGATCAACGCCGAGGATGAGAACGGCTGGACGCCGCTAGTCAATCGGATCCTCAATGGCGATCTCGCTGGCGTCGAGTGGCTTGTGAAGCACGGGGCCGACGTGAATCGATGGAGTTCGGAAGGAGCTCACGCGCTTATGCAGGCGTGCATAGGACCGCGTACAGACATTGTGGAGGTCCTTCTGCGCGCGGGGGCGGACGTCAATGGGCGCTCTCCCGAAACGGGGCACACCCCACTGCATTCGGCCGCAGAAAGCGGCGCCACCCGTACAGTGCAGCGATTGCTCAAGGCGGGCGCCGATCCTAACGCGCTGTTACCCAGTGGGGATTCGCCGTTGCGGTGTCTGATTGACTCCTATGAGGGAGAGGAGAGTTACTACCGCAAAGCCGTGTTGCTGGTGGGGTATGGCGCTAAGGTATCTAGCGAACTGGTTGGCGCTCTAATGCACGTTAACCCAGATGAGCCGTCTGACTCTCCTGTCGCCATGAGTATTCGACGCACCTGGAAATCCTATGACCGCATGGGAGACTTTCTTCGCAGAGTGTCACGCATCTCATGA
- a CDS encoding IS630 family transposase, producing MSQLDTRRLSPDAQEQLRVRVVTAIRGGVRKSAAARTFGVSRTSIDTWLAKVECGNITSLRLKKRGRPAQPRLPSHQAATIVKQITDRTPDQLKLPFALWTREAVRDLIAQRTGLAVSARTAGRYLKRWGFTPQKPLRRAYERDPVAVERWKRAEYPAIVKQAKAENAEIHWGDQLGARSDHQAGRSYGRRGVTPVIPGTGQRFRANMMSSITNRGHLCFLVFDGSFNAEVFIRFCRRLLRQRRRRVFLIVDGHPVHRSAAVRDWLHANRRRLRMFFLPGYSPELNPDEYLNNDVKTNAIGRQRPATKDELILNLEQYLRDTQRRPNIIRNYFQADPVQYAAG from the coding sequence ATGAGTCAACTCGATACACGCAGGCTTTCGCCAGACGCGCAGGAGCAGCTTCGGGTGCGGGTGGTGACGGCGATCCGCGGCGGCGTGAGGAAGTCGGCGGCCGCGCGGACCTTCGGCGTCTCGCGCACCTCGATCGACACTTGGCTGGCGAAAGTCGAATGCGGCAACATCACCTCGCTGCGGTTGAAGAAGCGCGGCCGGCCCGCCCAGCCGCGGCTGCCGTCTCATCAGGCCGCCACGATCGTCAAGCAGATCACGGATCGCACTCCCGATCAGCTCAAACTGCCTTTCGCGCTGTGGACGCGCGAGGCGGTGCGCGACCTCATCGCCCAGCGCACCGGTCTGGCGGTTTCGGCGCGAACGGCCGGCCGCTACCTGAAGCGTTGGGGCTTCACGCCGCAAAAGCCGCTGCGGCGGGCCTACGAGCGCGACCCGGTGGCGGTGGAGCGTTGGAAGCGCGCGGAGTATCCGGCGATCGTGAAGCAGGCCAAGGCCGAAAACGCCGAGATTCACTGGGGCGATCAGCTTGGGGCGCGCAGCGATCATCAAGCCGGCCGCAGCTACGGCCGACGCGGCGTGACGCCGGTGATCCCGGGCACGGGACAGCGCTTCCGGGCCAACATGATGTCGAGCATCACCAACCGTGGCCATCTGTGCTTCCTGGTCTTCGACGGCTCGTTCAACGCCGAAGTCTTCATCCGCTTCTGCCGTCGGTTGCTGCGTCAGCGGCGCCGGCGCGTGTTCCTGATCGTCGACGGTCACCCGGTGCACCGCTCGGCCGCCGTGCGCGACTGGCTGCACGCCAACCGACGACGCCTCCGCATGTTCTTCCTGCCCGGCTACAGCCCCGAACTCAATCCAGACGAGTACCTGAACAACGACGTCAAGACCAACGCCATCGGCCGGCAGCGGCCCGCGACCAAGGACGAGCTAATCCTCAATCTCGAACAATACCTCCGCGACACCCAGCGCCGACCCAACATCATCCGAAACTACTTCCAAGCCGATCCTGTCCAATACGCCGCAGGGTAG